The genomic interval TTTTTACTGAGGGAGGTAAGAGCCTGGCTCATCAGGCTCTGACAAGAGAGCTCTAGGCATATGAGTAGGAGAGGCCAGGAACACTTTATACAGGCCTAGCACATAGACAAGTCTGCTCTTGGTTTCAGCCCCACTTTTTAGTTGTGGAAACTTGAGGTTCTCAAAGGTGCAAAAACTGAGGACACTAGGTCCTGACTCAGGCCACTAGTGTCCCTGCAAAGTTGCCAGCAGGCTCAGGAAGGGACGTACCCAGCTTTAGGAGCCAGCCCTCTCGGTCTGGGTTGAAGAAGGTGTGGGTGAGATCATTCCCATCATCCTCAGGGATTTTGAAGGGCTCGTTTCGGATGCTGTCATAGAGGTTCTGAGGGGCAAAAAAATGGGTTAGCGACTCCAGGCCCCAGAGCCTTCTGTTCGAGGGTCAGGACAATCATCAAGTGCTTACTCACCaggggaaaagggaaacagaaaacagaagagatgggaagagggagaaaggaaaagatgaagggATAATGGTGGGAAAGCCTGTTAAGTTCTCAGAGATGAAGGGTGAGCAAGCCCACAAAGCCTGAGACACAAGAACCAAGGGCCAGACCAGAAAAttggaagcagaagaggagacacACTCAAGAGTCATGTCCACACCGCTGTGAGCAGCCAGATCAGTTCAGGTACTGGGAGACCCCTGGGGCACAAggttagaagaggggtggggcgGGGAACAGCACTGACCCTGAGAAGATCCTCAGGCAGGTCCCCACCCTCATTGATGCCCCGGTTCATGGCCACAAAACGCTCCAGGCCTGGCTTGTCTCTGACATTGGGATTGTGAAGGCTGGTGTTCAGCATGATCACAGCAAAGGACAACACGTAGCAGGTGTCTGCACCAGGTAAAATAAGGCAGTTGGTGATGACCATGACCTTCCTGGACCCTTTGTCTATTCCTCTTTCTTGTCTGGTGATCCAGATTCCAGCACTTCTTCCTCAGACTATAGGCCCACACACTATCCTCTGGTCCTACCTGTAGACTGGAAGACCCCAGGGTTGCATAAGCAGTATCTCTGGGCAAAGGCCTCCATCATTCGGTCAATTTTCTGAGCCTCTCCAGGGAGGCGGAAGCTCCATAGGAATTGCCTGGTTTGGAAAAAGGCAGGGTAGGCACAGGTTTTAGGGATGGAAAACACTCACGTCTTAGTCTCTGTTAAACGCAGACAAATCATTATCCAAACCTTGTctggtgtggtgatgcacacacctttaatctcagaacccagGAGGGAAAGGCAAGTGATTTCACTGTGAATTGAAGaataacctggtctacagagttccaggccaaccacgGCTACACAATGAAATGCTGTCTCAATCCCAACCCTAAACAATCAGATTCCAAATCTCTCTGCTCCAGCTGTAGGCATGCAATTTGATCAGATCTCTAAGTTCTGGCCATGGATTCTTCCATTCCCTTAAGTTTGCTAAACTGGACTGGGGGTTGCAGGTGCTTTTGTTGTCAAAAGGAGGATCTGCTGAGTGCAGTGGGGAAAGCAGGCCCCACCCTGGACTTGTCTTATTTGAGAGTTATTTCCTGGGGTGAGTGTGgcttgtttctgttgctgtggttcCCCTCTCACAGCTGAGAAGGCCCTGGCAGGTCCATTTCTGCCCCGTCCTCACCGGAGGGCCTGTACCAAGTTGAGGTCggtgaactcatggagatccacaaAAGCATGGAGCACAGACAGGTTTAGCTCTTCCCTGAAGGGAGAGACAGTCACATCAGGACTAGTGATAGGACAGATAACAATGTCACATCTTGTTCACTATGCTGCCCCCACAGCAGCTCAGCCAGCCTGTCCCCTGGCTTCACCCATAGGCTGGGTCCTGGAATAGGACACTTTGCTCTTGCAGCCTGTCAGATCTTTGAGCACACAGAGGACCTAATGTCACTTCTCTTAACTGTTCTCGTGCTCCCTAGAAGCCTTTATCTTAAGAGCTGGCCTTTATCTAAGAATTCACAAGCAATTCCTAGTTCCTACATACATATCTACAGAGGGTTTCTAACACTTGTGGCTCTGGCCCATGGCTCAAGACTTCCAGAGAATCCCATACTTTTCAGGCACTAGATGTGCATACATGGTTAAGCCACTAACATTCAGACTTCAACAGTATCCCCAAACATATAAATGGTGCCCTTACTTACTGGATGTCTACAGGTACCACTTCCCAATACTCTCAAGCTCCCCCCAGAGCCAGTCAGTCTAGTGTATCATGGCCCAGTGGAGGCCACAAACCTGCTCTACCCTATGAGGTGCTAATGAGGGTGGGAGCACAGTCCAGGCCTGGCAGCTCACCTTTCCCCTAGGTAGTCCCCAATGGCTGTCTTGTTCAGCCCCTCGCCCTTGTACAGGAAGCGGGCAATTTCCTCAGGTGTGTTCTGCAGAAGTTCATGCTCCACCAagaattggatcccctggaggGAGGGGCCAGATGTATGCCCAGGGCAGAGGTTCCTGCTCCCCATGCACCTCAGCATCCAAGCCTCCTCACCTTAACAGAGCGCAGTCACCTTCACACAGCTCCCCATGCACCACCCCTAACCCATTCCCTCAGCCTCCAAGGCTAATTCCAGCATGTACAACTGTGTTTGGCAAGGAACAGGTTTGAAATATAACTGAATACACTACGAAttacaataaagaaatgaagcaGATACTGAACACCTGTCCATCAAGCCATGGACATGGAATCCCTTCCCTGGCTCTTCCTGTGTCACGAACACCCGCTCTTACTGCCATGTCGCACCCCAAACTATAAGCACTTATATCTAGGGGGATCCCTGAGAGTATGGCAGGATCTTAGGATTCTCAGCATTGCAAAGCACAGGGCTAGGCTCCCAGAGGTCTCAGTCCACAGACAATCATGGAACAGATGTGTAGAGATCCAGAGTCTGTTGCCTAGAGGGAACCTATTGTCTTAGCATTTCTAGAACCAGGGATGTCAAACTGTGCCTGAACATTGTCCTCACTAACCTTTTTGGGGTCCATGTTGAACTTCTTCCTGCCCATTGCCATCTTCCGGTTCCGCTGCAAGGTCTTACTGCAAAAGCAGAGTGGGGAACAGGCAAGGGCAATGCTTGAGCATCCAGGGCCCTGGCTAAGCCCACGTCCCATGAGCTCCCATAGTCCTCACCTGCCCTCATTGGCCTCCAGGCCCTCCACCTCGCTCATAGCTTCGCTTAGCTCTTCCCGCAGGCGCTGGATCTCCACCAGCAGCTCCTGCTTCCGCCGGCGGATGTTCTCCAGCTCCATGCGCTCCTCTGGAGTCAAGTCGGGGGGCTCTGGGGAGCAGGGTCAAGAAATTAGTTCTGGGGGCCAGGACTCCTGCATCCTGAGAAAGGATTTGGGCTGGGGGCCTGGATTCCTGTCCAGAAGAGGAATGGGTACCAGAAGTCTGAGGGAAGAGGGAGTAAGACCCTGAGTCCTTAGTTTGGGCTTAAGTGCCTTGGAATCTCATTTCTTAAGCCTGGGGATGAATTTCTGGGCCGTTACTTGGAAGGGAACCACTCCCTGGGATCCTGGACCCATCACCAGTTAGGAACTCCTGAGTCTGAATTTTAGATGCTTTATTTGGATGCCCTGGCTCCTTGGTTCCAAAACAGTAGAACAGGGTGCTTGGATATTGGAAGCATTACTTGGAAGGACACAGGGCCTTGGGCTCATGGCTCCATCATCGAAAGGATATTTTGGGGCCCTAGATCTTGGAAGGGAACAGGCCTCTTCATCGTGGTAAAGGACCTGGGATCCTGGATCTTGGTTGCAAATCTTGGAAAGACACCAGGACTCTGACTTCTGGATCCACCACAGTAGGGATCCCAGCATGGACCTTGGGTGCATTTCTCGTAAGGGGGCCCAATTCTGGcctccatcatggtgggaaagttCGGTCTCCTGAATCTTGGGTGCATTTCTTGTAAAGGAACTGAGGTTCTGGTTCCGCCATAGCGGACACCGTGGTTTGGATCTTGGGTACACAGGAGAGACAAGCTAGGACAGCAGGATACTGGGTCAGGGACGGTAAGGACGGCCCAGGTCGACAGGAAGAAAGCCAGGCCGCTGCTCCCTCGGGTGTACGCCCCGCCCCGCTCCGCGCCCCACCCCGCCCGCCGCCGGAAGCGGGCTCGGCCCAAACAATGGCCCGGGACCCCCGGCTCTCAGCCGCACCGGAAGCTCATCCCGCGCGCTAAAAGGCGCCTCGCCACTGCCCTGCTGTCCGCGGCGGAGCTTGGGAGCCGCTCCGCCCGCCCGCCTTGCCCGGCCTACCGTAGACACCGTCCTCCATGGCGGCTAGGAAGGCCCGCGGGGAGTCCGGGGCGGTTCCGCCGGCTGGGCCTGCGTCCGCGTCGGCCCGCGGGCTCGAGTGAGCCCGCTCAAACGCCCCAGGAGCCACCGCCGCCTCCTCAGCGCCCGTCCTCAGCGCCGAAAAGACTCTCCCTTCACGGCCCAACCGCCCGGCCGGTGGGGCCCGCCCCTCGCTTTGACACCACCCAATCCGCTGCGGGTCTCCCCGACTGCTCCGCCCCCCGACGCCACAGGCTCATCTCCAGGACCAATAGGCACACGTGAAGCAGATACAGGCACGTACAGCTGGCGAGAGACTGCTAGACTGACCAATCGGACTGTGGGTAGTATGTTCGGTCCCGCCTCCGAGACGAAGGAAAATCCTTGGCAGCTTTATCCTCCAATAAGAAAACCGAAAAAGAAGTGGCTTCATTGAGAGGGGAGATTGCGCCTGCGCACAAGCCAGACTTGGGCTACCTAACCCTTCCTTCCCTCCGGCATTCGTTGTTAGGGGGCGGTGCTGTTTTGTTGTCAAGGGCGGGGTCTCAACCTCGGGTTGTCTCTCGAGCCACACCTCTTGCGCCCTCTACGCTTGCTTTTGACCGCAGTGGTTGCCAAGCAACTGGGAGCCACACAAGCCCATCTTTTTGCCTCCTTTCTCAAGGTACTTCTCAGCAGGTCGCTGTCTTTGAACCCTTTTCGTACCTCCACATGAGACTTTCCTACACACCTCAAATCTCCTAAGAATCAAAGGATGGTATTAGGTACCGTGAATGCACACTACCTTCTCAGCGCTTTCTCTGTTTTTCAGGCTCTTCCTCTCCTAAACTCTCCCTCTTAGCTTCCTCTTCCTAAAATCCTACCTTCCCCAGGCATTCTCCCAAAACACCCCTTTTCCCTCAGAATCTTCTGCCTTGCACTGTCAGCTCTCCAAGACCCAGTACTTAAATCCTGTTTCCACCAAACCCTTTCAGTCCCCACACTCCTGCCCTTCTTAAACTCATCCCTCCTCACAGAATTCTCTTTGCAGGGAAAGCAGTGAGGGGCCTGTATGATGAGGAGTTCTGCATACTTGTAAATCCCAGGCCCATGATGGGGCTGAAGTGTCTTCCAGGTCTTGTCCTCATTTTGTCCCTGGGCTGCTCAGGTGGGGGTGGATTCTGGGCCAGGACTTGGTTAAGCCTTCGGATTAGTCATGGAGCCTCCTAATCCCCTCTCTGACCTTTATGAGTGGCCTGACCCATGTCCTCCCTCGTGGAGACCCTGGGTACACCAGTCCTAGCCAGTTCTCTGCTCTTCTTTAGAATCACATGCCCCTGTCTGTTTAGCCCAACTTAGCATCTTTCTCCACCATGGTCTTCTTTGTTCCTAGTCCCTGCCCTAAACTTAGAGGTGGAGGAAGCTGCCAGCTAATTAATCCTGTCCGGTTATTACCTGGGGATTCTGAAGGATAAAGCAAGATgagaaccagaagagggcatgggtgGATTCAGCACTCAGGCAAGCCAATGCCAGTGATGGTGCTGGCTTTCGATGGGGAACATGAGTGAGgacatctcctctttctggcagCTCCCCTGAGGCTGGCCATCAGCCTGCTGAGCAGTTAGTTGGCTGCACCATGGGTGAAGGCCAAGAACAAGGACCCACAGTTTCAGAAATACAGGCACACTGCCAGAGCTCCTGGGCCTTTAATGCAGTGACAGGGTTCCCCTATGAACACCTCCACTTGTTACAGTGGATATACCCTAGAGACAACAGCTCCCTCTtccatctccagcccctaagctggagcaggaagctggtgACACTGGCCCCTAGTGATAGCCCATGCTTTTTGCTAGTTCTGAATCTACAATGCAACATGGATCCAGCCATCAAGTCAGTGTCCCCCCTACTACCCCTGGAAGGCTGTTTTAGCATGAGGGTAGAGAGAGGAAATCTCAGGACCAGCACTGTAATGTGAAGGACCATCCTGCTAGGAGGATCCTCAAAGAACTTCAATCTCTGGTGGTTACTCTTACAGGAAAAACGGAAGCAACACAAGGAAAGATTTGCCTAAAGTCCTGAAGTTACTTGGAGCTGCTGGGATTTAAATGAAGATACTTCCAGAATCTCTGCAGAGGACTCCAATTAGCTTGGATCGTTCACATCTTACTACAGGAACAAACAGAAAAGATAGAGATCTGTATTTATATCATATagaatacacatatgtataatatctGTGAGAAATAGACACATATCACTAGGTGTAATCCAGAATATTTTAGGCTTGCCAGCCTcagcctcttcctccccctttgtATTAGTTAGCCCTGTGATGGTCTAGGCTCTTGCTTGCAAGCTCCACCCAGAACAGTGTCTGCCTCCTAGAGCTCAGGCTGCCCATCTGAAGGTGACTTCTAAGCTTTGGGGAAAGACAGCTCTGGTCTCTGGAGGTTTGATTCCTTTTGGCATTACAGAGCCACAGGAAGCGACCCAAGGTCATGGAGATCCTCAACCCTGCTGGGCAAAGTGGAGCCAGGAAATCACAGATATCTAGACTCCTGTCTGGGCTCTGATCAACCCTGAACCGTAGAATCCTGATTCCTTTGGATGTTCTAAGAATGGcacttcaaacaaaaacaaaattcaccCTGTGGATCATGGAGAAGCCAGACCTAGCCCCTCAGCCAGACCCTAAACAGCCAATGCTCCAGCGTCCTCCAGCATCTGGAACCTTAGTATGTCATCTTAGTCCTTCCAAACTCAGAAACCTATCAATGTTTTGTATATTCTATAAACTTAGCTCTGTAGTTTCTGGAGCAGCTCCACTCTCCTCTAGCCAACCTGTTCTAGAATCCCCAGTGACAATCTAGACTCAAGAGAATTCAGCCCTGGGCTTTCTGGAGCCACCGGGCCTTTCTCCACACACAGTCCAGTCACTGTTCTATCTTTGGTCAATTATGATGATCCTGAATCCTGGGAGTATTCTATCATTGCTTGAATCTCCGTTTCTTGATCTGTGTAAAATGACATCTTTCTCTCTGAGGCTGTGTATCTCTCACTGATGTCCAATCAAAATCCAGCCTCCACGCCTTGTCTCTTGCATGGTCAGAAATCTGATCCCTTGGCTCTGATCCAGCTCATAAAGGGGTCTCGGGAGTGAGAATGGAGCAGAGAAATGAAGGTGTGGTATATCTGTGGCAGACATCCTCGTGGTTAATGGTTATCTCTGCAGGCCACTGGTTTTGAGAAACCCCTGCCCCACTCCCAGAGGCTGGAAGCTCTCCATCCCAGTTATCTTTGGGAAGGGGTGTCATGGAGGCAGAGTCAGTGCCAGGGTTGGTGTAAGATCCTGGGGGCTGGCAGCCCTGTCTGGGGTCTCTGCTGAAGTCCCCTCCTTAGtgtcctcctcctcatcttcctcctggcAGCAGCTCAGAGCAAGTTCATTCTCATAACAAAACGCAGTGAGGGAGCCGGGGAAACTTGACTTAGGGCTGCTGTGAGAAGCCTGCTCTGCCCGCTCATCCAGCTCCTTGGCACTGCAGACTGGTGTCCCCGGGACCTCATAGGTTCGATGGAAGTGGCGATAGTCAACCTCATATTGGGAGCCACGCTGGAAGAGGACCGGCTCAAAGCGATGTCCCCAGAGCAGCTCGCCTGGGAGGTAAGATGAGCGGCACTGTGTAGTCATTGCTGTGGCCTCGACCATACCTTCAAGAATGACCACCAGCTCAAAGTCAGCGCGGGCCAGCTCAGCCCGGCCCAGCTCATACAGTGGACTGGCAGAGTCAATCTCATGCACAATGGTAATGGGGGATACGAGGAAGATGCGATCAGTGCCTCCATCAAAACCAACATCTACATCCTGGTGGTCCAGTGGGATGTACTCACCCTCTGGGGTCACACGGGGCTGTGCAGGAGCAAGAGGACAGA from Arvicanthis niloticus isolate mArvNil1 chromosome 1, mArvNil1.pat.X, whole genome shotgun sequence carries:
- the Cyth2 gene encoding cytohesin-2 isoform X2; its protein translation is MELENIRRRKQELLVEIQRLREELSEAMSEVEGLEANEGSKTLQRNRKMAMGRKKFNMDPKKGIQFLVEHELLQNTPEEIARFLYKGEGLNKTAIGDYLGEREELNLSVLHAFVDLHEFTDLNLVQALRQFLWSFRLPGEAQKIDRMMEAFAQRYCLCNPGVFQSTDTCYVLSFAVIMLNTSLHNPNVRDKPGLERFVAMNRGINEGGDLPEDLLRNLYDSIRNEPFKIPEDDGNDLTHTFFNPDREGWLLKLGGGRVKTWKRRWFILTDNCLYYFEYTTDKEPRGIIPLENLSIREVDDPRKPNCFELYIPNNKGQLIKACKTEADGRVVEGNHMVYRISAPTQEEKDEWIKSIQAAVSVDPFYEMLAARKKRISVKKKQEQP
- the Cyth2 gene encoding cytohesin-2 isoform X1, which produces MEDGVYEPPDLTPEERMELENIRRRKQELLVEIQRLREELSEAMSEVEGLEANEGSKTLQRNRKMAMGRKKFNMDPKKGIQFLVEHELLQNTPEEIARFLYKGEGLNKTAIGDYLGEREELNLSVLHAFVDLHEFTDLNLVQALRQFLWSFRLPGEAQKIDRMMEAFAQRYCLCNPGVFQSTDTCYVLSFAVIMLNTSLHNPNVRDKPGLERFVAMNRGINEGGDLPEDLLRNLYDSIRNEPFKIPEDDGNDLTHTFFNPDREGWLLKLGGRVKTWKRRWFILTDNCLYYFEYTTDKEPRGIIPLENLSIREVDDPRKPNCFELYIPNNKGQLIKACKTEADGRVVEGNHMVYRISAPTQEEKDEWIKSIQAAVSVDPFYEMLAARKKRISVKKKQEQP